A single genomic interval of Nerophis ophidion isolate RoL-2023_Sa linkage group LG11, RoL_Noph_v1.0, whole genome shotgun sequence harbors:
- the LOC133562281 gene encoding basic helix-loop-helix transcription factor scleraxis-like — MTFAMLRTAPPAGRFLYGDIALLSEDDDENGSEGSGSEERSAAFRLSSSSPSAFHIKVNRKRKLCVGSAGVEAVLERLGVPGSSPPTEIRQRTAANARERDRTNSVNTAFTALRTLIPTEPADRKLSKIETLRLASSYISHLGNVLLLGEGLHDGQPCHAPSPPFFHVSSSPNRGSDPSGQPKHICTFCLSNQRKMNKDRDRKTAIRS, encoded by the exons ATGACCTTTGCGATGCTGCGCACTGCGCCTCCAGCAGGCCGCTTCTTGTATGGTGACATCGCTCTCCTCTCCGAGGATGATGACGAGAACGGTAGCGAGGGATCGGGTTCGGAGGAGCGCTCGGCCGCCTTCCGCCTGTCGTCTTCATCCCCGTCTGCCTTTCACATCAAGGTGAACAGGAAGAGGAAGCTCTGCGTGGGAAGTGCAGGGGTGGAGGCTGTGCTCGAGAGGCTCGGGGTCCCAGGCTCATCCCCCCCTACTGAAATCCGCCAGAGGACAGCGGCCAATGCTCGCGAGAGGGATCGGACCAATTCCGTCAACACAGCGTTTACCGCCCTGCGCACGCTCATTCCTACTGAGCCTGCAGACAG GAAGCTGTCAAAGATCGAGACACTGCGCTTGGCCAGCAGCTACATCAGTCATCTGGGGAACGTTTTGCTCCTGGGCGAGGGGCTTCATGACGGACAGCCCTGCCACGCCCCATCGCCACCGTTCTTCCACGTCAGCTCCTCCCCGAACAGAGGCTCCGATCCATCAGGCCAGCCCAAGCACATCTGCACATTCTGCCTTAGCAACCAGAGGAAAATG aacaaagacaGAGACAGGAAGACAGCCATCAGAAGTTAA